The following DNA comes from Candidatus Leptovillus gracilis.
CCCCGTTGTGTGAATCATCTTCTACAGCCAGCGAGCGACATTAGCCGCAGCTGCTGCAACCACCACCGGCCGCGCCGGCGCTGTCTTTTGTTTTGAAGGACGTGCCACAACCACAGGCCGAGACGGCGTTGGGATTATCAATTTTGAAGCCGCCGCCCATGATGCTGTCTTCGTAATCAATGGTGGCATCCGCCATATACATCATGCTGGTGGGATCGATAAAAACCTTCACGCCATCTTTTTCGATGACATTGTCATAGGGACGCGCCTCGGCTTCCAGGGCCATGCCATATTGCAGGCCGGAGCAGCCGCCACCAGACACAAAAACGCGCAGCCCATAATCGGGTACGTTCTTTTCTACGAGAAGCTTACGAACGACGGCAACGGCCGTATCCGTCAGATTAATTGTGGTTGTTTGTTCTAAAACGTCGTCCATGTCTTGACCCATCCTTGTTACATAGGAATTAGTATGCAGATTCTAGCAATAAAGCGGACCGGTGTCAATTTTTATCAAGTTTTTCTTAATAATAGGTCAGTAGGTGGTGGTTAGAACCTGCCCAGAACCCGTAAGCGCCTCTTCAAGTTATGTTATAATCCAGGCTACCCTATGGATAAACAGTCACGAGGTAAGACAGTGGAAACAGTGAAGCAAGTCATCAACGCAAACAGGCTGCAAATTCCTCAGATGTGGGCAGCGCTCGATTCACAAGGTCTGGTTGTTTGGGAATAACAGCTTGTCCTTCTTAACCCCTGCCTTCCTCCTCCTCGGCCTGCTGGCCGCGCCCATCATCGTCATGTACATGCTGCGCCTGCGGCGGCGCGAAGTGGCCGTCAGCAGCACCCTGCTCTGGCAAAGGCTGCTGCGCGACCGCGAAGCCAACGCCCCCTGGCAGAAGCTGCGCCGCAACCTGCTGCTCATCTTGCAGCTGCTAATTCTGGCGGCGTTGGCGCTGGCCCTGGCACGGCCGTTTCTGCCCGTCCCCTCAGTCATCACCGGCAACACCGTCGTCCTGCTGGACGCCTCTGCCTCCATGCAAGCCACCGACGTCGCCCCGAACCGCTTCGCCACCGCCCAGGCCGAAACCGCCAACCTGATCAACGACCTCGGCGGCGGCAGCCAGATGACCCTCATCCAGGTCGGGCAGACGCCTGTCGTCCTGGCAAGCGCCAGCGGCGACAAAACCGCTCTGCGCCGCGCCCTGGACAGCGCCCGGCCAGAATACGGCCCGTCCGACTGGCCCTCTGCTCTGGCCCTGGCTTCCGGCGCGGCGCAAGGCTTTCAGGACGGCCGTATTGTCATCATTTCCGATGGCGGCCTGCCCAGCGACCTGCCGCCACTGCCCACCGCGCCCATTTATCTGCCCATCGGCGCCAGCGGTGAGAATCTGGCAATTTCCGCCCTGGCCACCCGCGCCACGGCCGCCGGTCCGCAGTTGTTCGCCAGCGTCACCAATCACGGTTTGGCAGACCGTCCGGCGCTGCTGACGTTGGCGCTGGATGGCGCGCTGTACGATTCGCGCCGCGTGAACGTGCCGGCCGGGAGCAGCGCCAATCTCACCTGGGATTTGCCGGAGGGGACGGCCGTTATCAACGCACGCCTTTCCGACCACGATGGCGACAATTTGCCGTTGGACGACGTGGCTTATGCCGTCCACGAAGGCGGCGTCACCAACCGCGCTCTGCTCGTCACCGAGGGCAACCTCTTCTTGGAGCAAGTTTTTAGCGTGCTGCCAGGCATCGAAGCATTCAAAGCCGCGCCCGGCAGCGACCTGACCCAGGAGGATTTTGACCTGATTGTCTTTGATGGCGTGCCCTTGCCCGACCCACTACCCAAGGCGGATCTGCTGATCATCAATCCGCCCGCCGGCAGCGGGGGGGATTTGTTCAGCGTCACCGGCGCTTTTTCGGACACGGTGGCTATCCGGCTGGCCGATTCGCCGCTGCTGCAATTTGTGGATTGGCGGGATGTCAGCGTGCGGCAGGCGCAAAGGGTAGAGGCGGTCTGGGCACGGCCGTTGGTGGAAGCCCCAGGCGGCCCGCTCATCCTGACCGGCGAGCAAAATGGGCGGCGCATTGGCCTGATCACCTTCGACTTGCGCGACTCTGACCTGCCGCTGCAAATTGCTTTTCCCATTTTAATGGCTAATATTACTGGCTGGCTCAGCCCTGGACGCGCCTTCGACGCCCCAACCGGCTTGCAGCCAGGCGACCCGGTGACAATTTCTCCGGCGGCCACCACAACGGCCG
Coding sequences within:
- the erpA gene encoding iron-sulfur cluster insertion protein ErpA, yielding MDDVLEQTTTINLTDTAVAVVRKLLVEKNVPDYGLRVFVSGGGCSGLQYGMALEAEARPYDNVIEKDGVKVFIDPTSMMYMADATIDYEDSIMGGGFKIDNPNAVSACGCGTSFKTKDSAGAAGGGCSSCG
- a CDS encoding VWA domain-containing protein is translated as MSFLTPAFLLLGLLAAPIIVMYMLRLRRREVAVSSTLLWQRLLRDREANAPWQKLRRNLLLILQLLILAALALALARPFLPVPSVITGNTVVLLDASASMQATDVAPNRFATAQAETANLINDLGGGSQMTLIQVGQTPVVLASASGDKTALRRALDSARPEYGPSDWPSALALASGAAQGFQDGRIVIISDGGLPSDLPPLPTAPIYLPIGASGENLAISALATRATAAGPQLFASVTNHGLADRPALLTLALDGALYDSRRVNVPAGSSANLTWDLPEGTAVINARLSDHDGDNLPLDDVAYAVHEGGVTNRALLVTEGNLFLEQVFSVLPGIEAFKAAPGSDLTQEDFDLIVFDGVPLPDPLPKADLLIINPPAGSGGDLFSVTGAFSDTVAIRLADSPLLQFVDWRDVSVRQAQRVEAVWARPLVEAPGGPLILTGEQNGRRIGLITFDLRDSDLPLQIAFPILMANITGWLSPGRAFDAPTGLQPGDPVTISPAATTTAVLVEKPDGSIWTAVPGEEATIFTETGQLGLYRVNLRDDNGTRPAGSFAVNLFSPAESTIQPTAALQIGQVAAEAPAESNVGQREWWPWLLLMAVLILMVEWWVQHRGPTLPKLTKS